A DNA window from Hordeum vulgare subsp. vulgare chromosome 1H, MorexV3_pseudomolecules_assembly, whole genome shotgun sequence contains the following coding sequences:
- the LOC123412250 gene encoding probable pectinesterase/pectinesterase inhibitor 41 — translation MAVYYGTALSAVLLLSLLVLSLSDDAPPSTPVSPSTACNDTTDPTFCRTVLPPHGTSDLYTYGRFSVAKSLASASKFVSLVDRYLSRHRHLSRSAIGALQDCKLLSELNVDFLSATGTALKGTETLLDPLADDVQTLLSAILTNQETCLDGLQAASGSWSDRGGGLAEPISNGTKLYSLSLSLFTRAWVPTAKAPKGAKKPHHGHNKPPAAPAHARRGLFDANDEEMVRRMAIEGPQGTVVVNRAVTVDQGGSGNYTTVGEAVAAAPMNLNGSAGYYVIYVLAGVYEENVEVPKKMKYVMMIGDGIGQTVITGNRSVVDGWTTFHSATVAVHGQGFVAMNMTIRNTAGPAKHQAVALRSSADLSTFYSCSFEAYQDTLYTHSLRQFYRGCEVHGTVDYVFGNAAVVFQDCTFYSRLPMQGQSNTVTAQGRTNPEQNTGTSIQGCTLLPSPELAANAAFDTRTFLGRPWKNYSRTVVMESYIGGLVDATGWMPWSGDFALDTLYYAEYNNSGPGADTGRRVSWPGYHVLGDGADAGNFTVDNMVLGGNWLPQTGVPFTSGLKY, via the exons ATGGCGGTCTACTATGGCACTGCCCTCTCGGCCGTCCTGCTGCTCTCCTTGTTGGTTCTCTCGCTCTCTGACGACGCGCCACCCTCCACGCCGGTGTCACCGTCCACCGCCTGCAACGACACGACGGACCCCACGTTCTGCCGGACCGTGCTGCCGCCGCACGGCACGAGCGACCTCTACACCTACGGCCGCTTCTCGGTCGCCAAGTCCCTCGCCAGCGCAAGCAAGTTCGTCAGCCTCGTCGACCGCTACCTGTcccgccaccgccacctctcACGTAGCGCGATCGGCGCGCTACAGGACTGCAAGCTACTCTCCGAGCTCAACGTCGACTTCCTCTCCGCCACCGGCACTGCGCTCAAGGGCACGGAGACGCTCCTCGACCCGCTGGCCGACGACGTACAAACCTTGCTCTCGGCGATCCTGACCAACCAGGAGACATGCCTTGATGGCCTGCAGGCCGCATCGGGGTCGTGGTCCGACCGTGGAGGCGGCCTCGCCGAGCCGATCTCCAACGGCACCAAGCTCTACAGCCTCTCCCTGTCGCTCTTCACCAGGGCTTGGGTGCCCACGGCGAAGGCGCCCAAGGGCGCCAAGAAACCGCACCACGGCCACAATAAGCCCCCGGCGGCCCCGGCGCACGCGAGGAGGGGGCTGTTCGACGCGAACGACGAGGAGATGGTCCGGAGGATGGCGATCGAGGGGCCCCAAGGGACGGTGGTGGTGAACAGGGCGGTGACGGTGGACCAGGGCGGCTCCGGGAACTACACGACGGTCGGGGAAGCCGTGGCGGCTGCGCCCATGAACCTTAACGGCAGCGCCGGCTACTACGTGATATACGTGCTTGCAGGCGTGTACGAGGAGAACGTGGAAGTGCCGAAAAAGATGAAGTACGTCATGATGATCGGCGATGGGATCGGACAAACGGTGATCACTGGCAACCGGAGCGTTGTCGACGGCTGGACGACCTTCCACTCGGCCACCGTCG CTGTGCATGGGCAAGGATTCGTGGCGATGAACATGACGATCCGGAACACGGCCGGGCCGGCGAAGCACCAGGCGGTGGCGCTCCGGTCCAGCGCCGACCTGTCAACCTTCTACAGCTGCAGCTTCGAGGCGTACCAGGACACACTCTACACGCACTCCCTCCGCCAGTTCTACCGCGGCTGCGAGGTGCACGGCACCGTGGACTACGTGTTCGGCAACGCCGCCGTCGTGTTCCAGGACTGCACCTTCTACTCCCGCCTCCCCATGCAGGGCCAGAGCAACACCGTCACGGCGCAGGGCCGCACCAACCCGGAGCAGAACACCGGCACATCCATCCAGGGCTGCACCCTCCTCCCGTCCCCGGAGCTCGCGGCCAACGCCGCCTTCGACACGCGCACCTTCCTCGGCCGGCCGTGGAAGAACTACTCCCGCACGGTGGTCATGGAGTCTTACATCGGCGGGCTCGTCGACGCCACCGGGTGGATGCCGTGGTCCGGTGACTTCGCGCTCGACACGCTCTACTATGCCGAGTACAACAACTCTGGGCCGGGCGCAGACACCGGGCGTCGGGTCAGCTGGCCGGGCTACCACGTCCTCGGCGACGGCGCCGATGCCGGCAACTTTACCGTCGACAACATGGTGCTTGGGGGCAACTGGCTGCCGCAGACCGGCGTGCCCTTCACCAGCGGATTGAAGTATTGA